The nucleotide sequence TCGTCCGCATCGGGTCGCTCCCAGCGTCGCGGCCCGTCGGCCCGCACCCCGTGCCGGACGGCGAGGTGCTCGTGCAGACGCAGCCAGGGGGAGTGCTCCGCGGCGTCCTCGGGCGGGATGCCCCGACGGCTCGTCCACGAGAGCCGCCGCGGGGCGGCGTCGCCGTGGGTGGCGGGTGGCTCGTCCATCGGGTGCCTCCGATCGGTGGGGGGTGGAGGAGATCCTGCTCCTGTCGCGCCGGTCGTCGCCGGCGTCATCCACAGGCCCCCGCCCGCCGGCGGAATGTGTGCTCTCCCAGCCTCCACGCACCCGGGGAGGTTTACCTCCCACCCTGCAACCACTCCTGCCCGCCGACGACGGATACCTCGCGCCGTGGGAGGGAAACGGTGCGCGGTGGGATGAGTCGCTTGCGGCGTGGGAGGTAAACCTCGCGGCGCGGCAGGGATTCCTCCCGGGGTGGGAGGTAAACCTCCGGGGTGGGAGGAATCGCTCTCGGGGTGGCAGGTAAACCTCCCGGGGGTTGTGGAGGCTGGGGGAGGGGTGTGTCGGGGGAGGCAGGACCCCGCGCGTCCTCGGCGCTGGCAGGATGCGGCCGTGCTCGTCGTCGCCGCCGTTCTCACCGCCGCGCTCGCGCTCGCCGACTGGTGGGCGGTCGGCACCCGGCGCCCCGGCGTCGAGCGGTGGGCGAAGCCGGCCGTCATGGTCGACCTGCTCGCCGTCGCCCTCGCGGCCGGCGCGCTCGACCACCCCGCCGGCCCGGCCCTCGTCGCCGCCCTGGTCCTCGGCGGCGTCGGCGACGTCTTCCTCCTCGGTGACTCCGAGCCGCGCTTCGTCGCCGGCCTCGCCGCCTTCCTCGTCGGGCACCTCGCGTACGTCGTCGCGTTCGTCCGCGACGGGCTCGACCATCCGGCGCTCGCGGCCGTCGGCGCCGCCACCGTGCTCGTCGCGCTCGCTGCGGGGCGGCGCATCCTGCCCGCTGCTGCCCGGGACGGGGGAGCACCCCTCGGCTCCGCCGTGGCCGTCTACATGCTCGTCATCGCCGCGATGGCCGTCACCGGCTGGGCGACCGGCCACCCGCTCGTCGCCGCTGGGGTCACCCTGTTCGTCGTCAGCGACACCCTCCTCGCGCTCGACCGCTTCGTCGCCCCCCGACCCCGGGCGCGCCTCGCGGTCATCGTCACCTACCACGCGGCGCAGGCCCTCATCGTCGCCGGGCTGCTCGCGTAGGAATACCCACCGGGGGTATCTGGTCGTCGCGACCATGAGCGCCCACCCCCACGCCCACCACGGCCCCACGAGCTGGCGCGAGGCCTCCGCCGCGACGCTGCACTGCCTCACCGGCTGCGCCATCGGGGAGGTCGCCGGGATGGTCATCGGCACGGCGCTCGGGCTCGGCACGGACGCGGTGGTCCTCCTCTCGGTCGTGCTCGCCTTCGCCGCCGGCTACGCCCTGACCGTCGGCTCGGTCCGCCGGGCCGGTCTCGCGCTCGGCGCCGCCCTCGGGGTGGCCTTCGCCGCCGACACCGTCTCGATCCTCGTCATGGAGGTCATCGACAACTCGGCGATGGTCCTCGTCCCCGGGGCGATGGACGCCGGTCTCGGCACCGTCCTCTTCCGGGCCTCGCTCGCCGGGTCGCTGGCGCTCGCGTTCGTCGTCACGGTCCCCGTCAACCGGTGG is from Arthrobacter sp. NEB 688 and encodes:
- a CDS encoding lysoplasmalogenase; translation: MLVVAAVLTAALALADWWAVGTRRPGVERWAKPAVMVDLLAVALAAGALDHPAGPALVAALVLGGVGDVFLLGDSEPRFVAGLAAFLVGHLAYVVAFVRDGLDHPALAAVGAATVLVALAAGRRILPAAARDGGAPLGSAVAVYMLVIAAMAVTGWATGHPLVAAGVTLFVVSDTLLALDRFVAPRPRARLAVIVTYHAAQALIVAGLLA
- a CDS encoding DUF4396 domain-containing protein, whose product is MSAHPHAHHGPTSWREASAATLHCLTGCAIGEVAGMVIGTALGLGTDAVVLLSVVLAFAAGYALTVGSVRRAGLALGAALGVAFAADTVSILVMEVIDNSAMVLVPGAMDAGLGTVLFRASLAGSLALAFVVTVPVNRWLMSRGRGHAVVHAMH